The Mangrovivirga cuniculi genomic sequence AAGTAGCTTCAAAAAAATAGCAATATCATAAGGGAAAGCAGCCAATCGTCCTCGTTTGCAACGAGGATGCTTGAGGTTGGCGATTGTATCGCCTTATACTTTCATTCCCTCACCAAAATCATCATGCTAACATTCTCAACCCCAACTGATCCTGAAAGTGTTTCAATACCTGTCTCATCCACCTTCTCTTTATATGCAATTACCTTCCAGTCTCCTTCCGGTAGATCAAATTCCAGTGGCTCCTTCCTGGCGTTGTAAATTACTATTACCTTTTTCCAATCTTCGTTTTCTATTTTACTACCATCGATCTCATATACCAGTGCATTATCCTCATCTAAATGAAATTTGATTGACTTGCTGATTTCTTCCTGACTATGCAACCTGAATACCGGATGATCATTATGAACTTTCAATAAATTAACCATATACTCTTTCAGTTCTTTATATTTTACTTGTCGGTCCCAATCGATTTGATTGATCGAATCCGGTGATTCAAATGAGTTTTCTACTCCGTCTTTGGTTCTGGCCATCTCTGATCCTGCATGTAAAAAGGTAATTCCCTGAGAGGTAATCACCATCGATAGAGCCAGTTTGTGCATGGCTAATATCTCCTCCTCACTATCTTCTTCACCATTCGACAAATTCAGTCTGTCAAACAACGTGTTGTTGTCATGACATGAAACGTAATTAACGGTCTTATTTGGCGAATCAGACCAGGGACTGTCACTATAATTCACCGCAGTATAATCAACTCCTTCATGTTTAGTGGATCCTACAACTCCGAATTTGATGCTTTCTTCGAGTCCTTCAGCTCCTGATACAAATCCTTTTTCTTCTACTTCAAAAACGGATCCTTTAATTCCATCACGCATATCATCAGAGAATGCAGCTATTCCTTTTAGTTCTTTAGTGTTTGCTTTTAAAGCCAAAACACTATCCGGTAGTGGTGACGATCCGGCCTTCCATCCTTCTCCATATAGCAGAACATCAGGGTTTATTTTCCTTAGTTCTGCACTGATCTGATTCATCGTTTCAATATCGTGAATACCCATCAAATCGAACCTGAAACCGTCAATATGGTATTCTGTCATCCAGTATTTCAGTGATTCGATAATAAATTTTCGCATCATAGGCTTTTCAGAAGCTGTTTCATTTCCGCATGCTGCAGCATCTGAAAGGCTACCATCTTTATTATACCGATAATAATATCCTGGCACTGTTTCATGAAATGACATTCCATCTACACTGTGAGTATGATTGTATACTACATCCATCACCACACCCATACCTGCATCGTGGATTGCCTTGATCATTTGTTTTGCTTCTTTAATTCTCACTTTTCCCTCTGATGGATCAGTGCTGAAACTTCCTTCCGGCACATTGTAATTCAACGGATCATATCCCCAATTGTAATTTGGATCCTTAAGGGTTTCATCGATTGAAGCAAAATCAAAAAATGGAAGAATATGCAAATGTGTTACTCCTAAATCTTTAATGTAATTTAATCCGGAAGGGTTTCCGTTTTTTGTGGTGGTATTTCCTTCTGTAAAAGCAATAAACTTGCCTTTGTTTTCCATTCCGCTTTCCGGATGTTTAGAAAAATCCCTTACATGCAATTCATAAATCACAGCATCCACCTGGTTCTTTAATTCAGGGCCCTGGTCATTATCCCATTCATCGGGATTTGTTTCTGATAGATCGACAACCTGTGCTCTTACACCATTCGTCCCAACTGCCTTCGCATAAGGTCCCGGAACTTCCTGCATTTCTACATCATCGACTGTTACCTGGTATGTATAGTAGATACCTTTCGCATCTCCATCGTACACAAATTCCCAAACACCCTTTTCAATTGGTTTCATTGGATAACGATCAGTTTCTTTAGAATCAAGATCCTTATCGTAAAAAATCAAATCAACTTTTTCAGCAGTTGGTGCCCATAATTTAAATGTGCTTTTTTCAGGTGAGTAGGTCAGGCCAAGATCATCCTCTAAGTATACGGGATACTCATCATTCATATTAGCATCATTTTTCTTAGCGCAAGAGACCGTAATTACAAATACTGTAAATATAAAATAATAGTTTATTTTCATGTTTGGGAGTCAATAATTAAAAAAACCAGGGTAAAATAACCCTGGTCTCAATAACATACAATATTTATTTATATATAATTTTTATCTAGAATGGAGAATCATCTTCTGTCGGGTCGAGTCCTCCACCTTTTTCTCCAGGACCATAACCAAACCCTCCACCAGAAGGTGGTGGTAAATCATCATCAAAATCATCATTAATCTTTGATCCGAAAATTGCACCACTATCATCTCCTCCGGAACCACCTCCTGAATTTTCAAATGATGAAAATCCACCGGAACCGGCAGTATTCTGGAAACCGCTATCATCAAGATCGGTAAATCGAGTATACTTACCGATAAATTTAAGTTTGACTGTGTCCAGCGAACCATTCCTGTGTTTTGCAATCAGCACCTCACCCATATTGGTCGTTGGCATTCCATCTTCGTCTTCAGTGATTCCATAATATTCCGGACGATAAAGGAACATTACCATATCGGCATCCTGCTCGATCGATCCTGATTCCCTCAAGTCAGAAAGCTGTGGTCTCTTATCGCCCCCACGGGTTTCTACCGCACGGCTCAACTGGGATAGTGCAATTACCGGCACATTAAGTTCCTTAGCCAGGTTTTTTAATGAACGTGAAATTGTAGCGATCTCCTGTTCACGATTTCCCTTACTTGAAGAATCTCCCTGCATCAGCTGAAGGTAGTCAATGATCACCAGTTGGATATCATGCTGAGACTTTAGTCGACGACATTTAGCCCTAAGCTCAAGCACTGATAAGGCCGGAGTATCATCGATAAATATCGGAGCCTCGGTTAATTGAGTAGTCTTATGAACTAATTGTTCCCACTCATAATCTTCCAGGTTACCTTTCTTAAGTTTTTCAGATTCCAGTTCAGCTTCAGCAGAAATCATCCTGTTTACAAGCTGAACGGCAGACATCTCAAGAGAGAATATTGCCACACCTTTGGCAAAATCTACTGCAGCATTACGCATGGCAGAAACTACGAAAGCAGTTTTACCCATACCAGGACGTGCTGCAATAATTACGAGGTCAGATTTTTGCCATCCTGATGTCACTCTGTCTAATGCTGAAAAACCTGTAGGCACTCCTGTAAGTCCTTCTTTTTGATCACGCTTGGCCTCAAGCTCAGTTAAGGCGTCTTTCATGATCGACTTCATATCGGCATAAGACTTACGGATACTTTTTTCACTGATCTCAAATAAATGACCCTGGGTCTTGTCTAGCAATTCAAAGACATCAGTAGTATCTTCAAAAGCCATTTCCTGGATTTCAGAAGAGACAGATATCAATTCTCTCTTGATAGCCTGCTCAACAATAATTCTGGCGTGAGCTTCAATGTTAGCAGCGGAGTTAACCCTTGAAGTCAGTTCGGCGATATAATATGCACCACCGACAAACTCTAAGGTTCCGCTTTTACGGAGTTGGTTTACTACCGTTTCCATATCGATCGGTTCCGACTCATTAAAGAGCGTTACGATCGCTTTATATATTTCTTTGTGATTATCCTTGTAGAAAGATTCAGGATGCAATACATCTATTACTGCTGTTAAAGCATCCTTTTCAAGCATTAATGCTCCTAATACTACCTGCTCAAGATCCGTAGCCTTTGGTGGTACTTTTCCTAATCCCTTCAAACTTTCAGGTACAGCAGGCCTTCGCTGCTTTCTGTTTCCCTTACCTGCCAGAACATTTTCATTATCCATAGAACAAAACTACACTTTAATTTGAGTGGTCTGCCATTTAGTAGATTGTTTTTATCCACTGCAATATCCACAGACTTATCCACAATCCTGATTTTCAGACTGAAACCAACTAAAAATTAATTAAATTAATCTATTCAAAACGCAAAGATTCGCAATGAATTTCATTTTGAAAACGATCTTTTGCAAATTATGATATCTTTGTATCTATAAAACCGGGGAATTCCCCACTACATATTGATTAATTGAGACAAATACTGCCAATGGAAAACATAAAAAAAGTTCACTTTATCGCCATAGGCGGCAGCATAATGCACAATCTTGCCGTAAATCTGAAAAATGATGGTTACCAGGTCACCGGTTCAGACGATACTTTCTTCGAACCTTCTAAGTCAACTCTCAGGGAAAATGAGTTACTACCTGAAAAAGAGGGCTGGTACCCGGAAAAATTATCTTCCGATATTGACGCTGTAATCCTCGGGATGCATGCCAAAAAAGATAATCCGGAATTATTAAAAGCAAAAGAACTAAATATTCCCATTTACTCTTTCCCGGAATTTATCTATGAAAGAAGTAAGAATAAGCAGCGGATCGTGATTGCCGGTAGTCATGGAAAAACGACTATCACTTCAATGATCATGCATGTCCTTAACAAGCTTGGCAAACCTTTCGATTACCTGGTAGGCGCTAAAGTTGATGGTTTTGATTTAATGGTCAAACTTTCTGATGCTCCATTGATCATTATTGAAGGTGATGAATATTCTACTTCAGCACTTGATAACACTCCGAAATTTCTCCATTACCACCATCATATTGCCTTGATCTCAGGAATTGAATGGGATCACGTAAATATTTATCCTGATAGAGACAATTATGTTGCTCAGTTTGATAAACTTGCTGATCAAACTCCAAAAGCCGGGTCTCTTGTATTTAATGAAGATGACAATCTTGTTAGCGTTATTGGGAATAAGGAACGGGAAGATGTTGTAAGAGTACCTTACACTACTCCCGATCATTATGTAAAAGATGGTAAAACATATTTAAAAACCGAGTTTGGTGATATCGAATTAGGTGTTTTTGGTATACATAACCTTCAAAATATAGCAGGCGCAAAAGCAGTGTTATCTCGTATCTCAGTTCAGGATAAAGAGTTTTACGATGCTATCGGATCATTTACAGGTGCTTCAAAAAGAATGGAACTGGTAGGATATAGTACTAATGGAGCAGTATATAAGGATTACGCTCATGCTCCATCAAAGATTGAAGCAACTACCAAAGCTTTAAAAAATCAATATCCAGACCGCAAACTAATTGCATGTATGGAATTACATACCTATAGCAGTTTAAGTAAAGATTTCCTGAAAGAATACAAAGGGAAACTTAAATCGGCTGATGAAAAACTGGTATATTTTAATCCCAAAGCCATTGCTATAAAAGGGCTTGATGATCTGAACCCTGAAGAAGTAAAACAAGCATTTAATGATGATGAAATCAAAGTTTTTAAAGATAGTGGAGAATTAAAATCATATCTGGAAGAACTTGATCTTGGTAATACAAACTTACTGATGATGAGTTCCGGTAACTTTGACGGTATCAACATTGACAATCTATCAGAAAAACTTTTATAAATATGTATTTAAATCTCAAGAGCCCTCTTGCATTTTTTGATCTTGAAACTACAGGCACTAATATCAGCCACGACCGCATCGTTGAAATCTCGATTGTCAAGGCAATGCCTGATGGCACAAAAGATATAAAAACAATGAAACTAAATCCTGAAATGCCGATTCCTGAAGAGGTTTCATTAATACATGGTATCAGGGATGAGGATGTTAAGGATGCTCCGACATTTAAGCAAGTAGCAAAAGAACTGGCTAAATTTCTTGAAGGTGCAGACCTTGCAGGATATAACATTGTAAAATTTGATGTACCTGTGCTCGTTGAAGAATTTTTAAGAGCGGATATTGACTTTGACCTCAGTAACAGAAAACTTGTTGATGCTCAGAAAATATTCTTTATGATGGAAAAAAGAACTTTATCTGCAGCATATAAATTTTACTGTGATAAAACTCTCGATGGAGCACATAGTGCCGAAGCTGATACACTTGCGACATTCGATGTATTAAATGCCCAGCTTGAAAGGTATGAGGGAATGGAAGTCGAAGATCTTCTTGGTAAAAAAATTGGTGTATTAGAAAATGATATGGATAAAATCCATGCACTGACCAATAAGAAAATGGTGGATTTAGCAGGTAGAATCGTTTTCAACAATAAAGGAGAAGAGGTATTTAACTTTGGTAAGCACCGTGGAAAACTAGTTAGCGACGTACTTAAGAAAGAGCCGGGATATTACGATTGGATGATGCGTGGAGATTTTCCATTAGATACAAAACGCAAGTTGACTCAGATCAAGCTACGCGATTTTAACAAGAAATAATTAGCAATTACAAAATTTTTAACAGCCCTTTAACTAATTATCGATTTTTAAAAATCGTGTTTAATTAGTTAAAAGGGCTGTTTTTTTATAGGAGAACTGGATAATTATTAGTAGTATAAATGACAGAAATCAAATCTGCTATGTCAAAAATAATTATTGTCTCCAACAGGTTGCCTTTGAGGGTTGAAAAGAAAGCAGAAGGCATGAAATTCAAACCCAGTGAAGGTGGACTTGCCACAGGGTTAGGTTCTATTTATAAAGAAGGTGATAATGTTTGGGTCGGATGGCCTGGTGCATTTTTTTCAGATTCCACCGAGGAATCAAATGTAACACTGAGACTTAAACAAGAAAACATGCTTCCTGTGTTTCTAACTCAGGAAGAAATTCATAACTATTATGAAGGTTTCAGTAATGAAACACTCTGGCCTACATATCATTACTTTTCTCAATACGCTGTTTACGAACCCGAATTCTGGGAAAGCTATAAACGAGTAAACCAAAAATTTGCAGATGCTGTTGTAAGCATAGCAGAAAAAGGTGATATCGTTTGGGTCCATGACTATCAGCTTTTACTAGTACCCCAGATGATCAGGGATAAATTCCCGGATATCACAATTGGCTTTTTCCAGCACATTCCATTTCCTTCATTCGAGGTTTTCAGGCTTCTGCCTTGGAGAAGAGAATTGATTCAGGGTATGTTTGGCGCAGACCTAATTGGTTTCCATACCTATGATGATATGCGTCACTTTTTAAGTGCAGTGAGTCGTGTGGTCGCAAAAAGTAATTCCAGCGGAATTATTGAAGTTGGAAATCGATCAGTCCTTGTTGATAGCTTCCCAATGGGAATAGATTACGATAAATATTCCGGTCTCGCCATATCTGATGAAACTGGTGAAAGAGAGAAACGGTATCGGGAATCACTGGGAGATGTGCGTTTGATACTTTCTATGGACAGACTGGATTATAGTAAAGGCATACCCCAAAGACTTGCTGCTTTTGAAGCTTTTCTAACTAACTACCCTGAGTACAGAGAAAAAATCTCTCTACTTTTGCAGGTCGTTCCTTCAAGGGATAAAGTAGAAAAATACAAAAAACTAAAAGAAGAAATTGAATTATTAGTCGGCCGCATTAATGGTAAATTCAGCCGTATAAAATGGACACCAATTCATTATTTCTACAGATCACTTCCAATCAACGCCATTTCAGCTTTTTATGGAATGAGTGACGTAGCATTAGTTACACCAATGCGTGACGGTATGAACCTGGTTTGTAAGGAATATATAGCCAGTAAGGCTCATGAAGGCCGGGGCGTGCTGATACTTAGTGAAATGGCCGGAGCTGCGAAAGAACTAAGTGATGCTATATTGGTAAATCCAAATAATCAGAAACAAATGGTCGAAGCATTATACCGGGCCTTGACAATGCCTGCACCAGAGCAAAAAAAGCATCTGGATGTTATGAATGATTCGATTAAAAAATACAATATTCATCATTGGGTAAAGCTATTCATGGATAGATTAACTTTTATTAAAGAAGAACAAAAACAACAAGCAACTAAAATGATCGACCTGAATGCCATCGGAACTATTAAAGATGAATACAGAAAAGCCGATTCAAGAGTTTTGTTTTTAGATTATGACGGAACCCTCGTTGGATTTAACAATGATCCAAAAAAAGTTGCTCCTGATGAAGAATTGGTATCCCTGCTTGACGACTTAAGCAAGGATGATAAGAACAGGGTAGTAGTTATTTCGGGCAGAGATAAAAACACCCTTAACGAATGGCTAGGCGGTCTTGATATAGATTTAATTTGTGAGCATGGTGTCTGGCTTAGAGAAAGAGGTTCCAACTGGAAAAACATCACCAAATTAGATCCGTCCTGGAAAGATCAGATAAAACCGGTGCTGGATAGGTATGTAGATCGTACTCCCGGCTCATTCATTGAAGAAAAGGATTTTTCATTAGCATGGCATTATCGTAAAGTTGAAACAGGCCTGGGTGAAATGAGGGCCAGAGAATTAACTTCCCATCTTAAATACTTAGCTGCACCGATGGATCTGATGGTTCTTGAAGGTGACATGGTGGTTGAAATTAAAAACAGCCAGGTCAATAAAGGTCGTGCAGCTCAGAAGTGGATAGAAAAATTTCCGGCCGAATTTAACCTCGCAATCGGAGATGATAAAACAGATGAGGACACTTTTAGTGTTATGCCTGATGAAGCTTTTACAATAAAGGTAGGTATTGGAAATTCTAACGCTGACTATTCCGTAGAAGATCACGATCAGGTTCGTGTACTTCTCAAAAGTCTATTATAATAAATCTATATAAGAAATTTAAAAAGCCGGTTTAAACCGGCTTTTTTTTATCTATCAGGTCTGATAATTATTTCATTTATCACTGCATGATCAGGCTGTGAAAGCATATAGTAAATACTTTCTGCTATATCCTTACTTTTTAAAACCGTTCCGGAAAAATAGTCTTCAAATTTTTCTGCTGTTTCTTTATGATGGGTATGATCTTTAAACTCAGTATCTACCGCCCCCGGAGAAATATTACTGATTCGAACTTTATCTCTTAATTCAAGCCTTATACCTCTGGTGATCACATCCACAGCATGTTTGCTTGCTGCATACACCACACTACCTGGAAAGACATCATGCGCTGCAACACTTGCAAGATTAATAATGTGCCCTGAAGATTTCAGAAGGTGAGGTAAAGAATAATGAATACATGAAAGCAATCCATTTACATTCACATCAAACATATTGTGAAAATCTTCCAATTTACCTTCTGCTACAGGCCCCAGGTAACCTACCCCTGCATTATTGATCAGAACATCGATTGATCCGAATTTTTCAATAGCTTTATCAATAAAATTCTTAACCTGAGATTTATCGGTTACATCCAACTGTATAGCCAGTGCCCTCTCTCCTATTTCTGAGGCTGTTTTTTCTATTTCATCCTGTCGTCTTGCTCCCAGCACCACATTAGCACCTTTTTCCGCCAAAAGCCTGGCTGTCGCTTCTCCTATTCCACTACTCGCTCCGGTGATTAAAACAGTTTTATCTTTAATTTCCATATTAAAATATTTCGTCAAACTTTTAGTTCTAACAAGAATACTTAGAACTTGTTTATTTAACCTCTTTTTTAATAAAAGTAGTTAAAACCGGGAGTAACATATGATGCAATGGCCCTTCATTAAAGTAACTATCAAGATTTTGCTGATAACCACCCTCGATATCCTTAAGCACATGATTCATTCCCTCAATTTCTTTATATTCAGCAATCCGGCTTTCCTTGGATAGCGCCTTTAATTGTTCTGGTTTAACTTGAAGGTCTTTCGTGCCAGCTACCAGGAGCACAGGAATATCAATCTCATTAATCACTTCTTGAGGATCATATTTCAACCATGTTTTGATGAAATATTGAGCTTGTGGATTAAAAATTGATTTTAATAATAAATGAGGTTGCATAATCGAATCGCCTGCAATCAATGTATCCAGATAGCTACGACTTAATTTTAAAATACCCGGGCCCTGGGGTTCAAGCTGCTCGATTAATACTTTATCTATTCTGTAACCCTGACCACAAAGACTAATAACACCTTTAACTGGAGCTGAATCTCTGGCGGCAACTACCATAGACACCAAGCCGCCCTGACTGTGACCAAGTAAAACTTGCTCATAATCCGGATATAAACTATCTAATTGTAAACTCCATGCTTCCAGATCATTGATGAAATTATCAAATGTGATAAGCTCATTAATCTTACCACTTTCTAACAAGGCAATAGATCGCTTATTATATCTAAATGAAGCTATTCCTTCTTTCGCAAGTTCTTCAGCTAACACCTTCAGGTAAGAAGTTTGCATCATTTGCATATTACCATCCTGGTTAACCGGTCCTGATCCTGGTGTAATGATAACCAAAACACCTTTATCTGAACTTTCAGGTAAAAGAAGGGTACCTGTTAAATCCAGGCTATCCCTGGTAATTGAAAGAACTTTTTCGGTCTGACCATTAATATAAAAAAATGGAAATAAGATCAGAATGAATAAAAGGGCTCTAATCATAAAAATGAGGGTTTATCTAATTTTCTGGATATTCTTGTTGCAGCATTGATTAACCCTACATGACTGTAAGCCTGAGGGAAATTACCCCATTGAGAACCTGACTCCGCATCGACATCCTCACTTAATAAGCCTACGTGATTTTCAAAACTGATCAGCTCTTCAAAGATTTTTATGGCTTCTTCGATCCTACCCACACAAGTAAGAGCTTCAACGTACCAAAACGCTGTTATTAAAAATGTTGTTTCAGGGGTTCCAAAATCATCGGCATGTTTATATCTGTAAAACAACCCGCTATCTGCAGATAATTCCATTTCCAGGTTTTTAAGATGGCTCTTAGCCTTATCACTATTATGAGGAATATAATTCATCATAATCATTTGGAGAGTAGATGCATCCAAATGTTTACTTCCTATAGCCTGAGTATAAACTCCCCGCTCGTCATCCCAGCATTTTTCAATCTTTTCCGTGGATCTGGATACCAGGTCTTCTGCCTGAGAAATAATCTCATCATCTTTTAAATGACGTCCGATTTTCAATGCTGCGCTTGCTCCAGCCCATTGAAAAAGATTAGTGTAGCAATGCTCTTGTGCAAGTGTTCTGAA encodes the following:
- a CDS encoding bifunctional alpha,alpha-trehalose-phosphate synthase (UDP-forming)/trehalose-phosphatase, producing the protein MSKIIIVSNRLPLRVEKKAEGMKFKPSEGGLATGLGSIYKEGDNVWVGWPGAFFSDSTEESNVTLRLKQENMLPVFLTQEEIHNYYEGFSNETLWPTYHYFSQYAVYEPEFWESYKRVNQKFADAVVSIAEKGDIVWVHDYQLLLVPQMIRDKFPDITIGFFQHIPFPSFEVFRLLPWRRELIQGMFGADLIGFHTYDDMRHFLSAVSRVVAKSNSSGIIEVGNRSVLVDSFPMGIDYDKYSGLAISDETGEREKRYRESLGDVRLILSMDRLDYSKGIPQRLAAFEAFLTNYPEYREKISLLLQVVPSRDKVEKYKKLKEEIELLVGRINGKFSRIKWTPIHYFYRSLPINAISAFYGMSDVALVTPMRDGMNLVCKEYIASKAHEGRGVLILSEMAGAAKELSDAILVNPNNQKQMVEALYRALTMPAPEQKKHLDVMNDSIKKYNIHHWVKLFMDRLTFIKEEQKQQATKMIDLNAIGTIKDEYRKADSRVLFLDYDGTLVGFNNDPKKVAPDEELVSLLDDLSKDDKNRVVVISGRDKNTLNEWLGGLDIDLICEHGVWLRERGSNWKNITKLDPSWKDQIKPVLDRYVDRTPGSFIEEKDFSLAWHYRKVETGLGEMRARELTSHLKYLAAPMDLMVLEGDMVVEIKNSQVNKGRAAQKWIEKFPAEFNLAIGDDKTDEDTFSVMPDEAFTIKVGIGNSNADYSVEDHDQVRVLLKSLL
- a CDS encoding 3'-5' exonuclease, whose amino-acid sequence is MYLNLKSPLAFFDLETTGTNISHDRIVEISIVKAMPDGTKDIKTMKLNPEMPIPEEVSLIHGIRDEDVKDAPTFKQVAKELAKFLEGADLAGYNIVKFDVPVLVEEFLRADIDFDLSNRKLVDAQKIFFMMEKRTLSAAYKFYCDKTLDGAHSAEADTLATFDVLNAQLERYEGMEVEDLLGKKIGVLENDMDKIHALTNKKMVDLAGRIVFNNKGEEVFNFGKHRGKLVSDVLKKEPGYYDWMMRGDFPLDTKRKLTQIKLRDFNKK
- a CDS encoding UDP-N-acetylmuramate--L-alanine ligase; this translates as MENIKKVHFIAIGGSIMHNLAVNLKNDGYQVTGSDDTFFEPSKSTLRENELLPEKEGWYPEKLSSDIDAVILGMHAKKDNPELLKAKELNIPIYSFPEFIYERSKNKQRIVIAGSHGKTTITSMIMHVLNKLGKPFDYLVGAKVDGFDLMVKLSDAPLIIIEGDEYSTSALDNTPKFLHYHHHIALISGIEWDHVNIYPDRDNYVAQFDKLADQTPKAGSLVFNEDDNLVSVIGNKEREDVVRVPYTTPDHYVKDGKTYLKTEFGDIELGVFGIHNLQNIAGAKAVLSRISVQDKEFYDAIGSFTGASKRMELVGYSTNGAVYKDYAHAPSKIEATTKALKNQYPDRKLIACMELHTYSSLSKDFLKEYKGKLKSADEKLVYFNPKAIAIKGLDDLNPEEVKQAFNDDEIKVFKDSGELKSYLEELDLGNTNLLMMSSGNFDGINIDNLSEKLL
- a CDS encoding alpha/beta hydrolase gives rise to the protein MIRALLFILILFPFFYINGQTEKVLSITRDSLDLTGTLLLPESSDKGVLVIITPGSGPVNQDGNMQMMQTSYLKVLAEELAKEGIASFRYNKRSIALLESGKINELITFDNFINDLEAWSLQLDSLYPDYEQVLLGHSQGGLVSMVVAARDSAPVKGVISLCGQGYRIDKVLIEQLEPQGPGILKLSRSYLDTLIAGDSIMQPHLLLKSIFNPQAQYFIKTWLKYDPQEVINEIDIPVLLVAGTKDLQVKPEQLKALSKESRIAEYKEIEGMNHVLKDIEGGYQQNLDSYFNEGPLHHMLLPVLTTFIKKEVK
- a CDS encoding SDR family oxidoreductase; this translates as MEIKDKTVLITGASSGIGEATARLLAEKGANVVLGARRQDEIEKTASEIGERALAIQLDVTDKSQVKNFIDKAIEKFGSIDVLINNAGVGYLGPVAEGKLEDFHNMFDVNVNGLLSCIHYSLPHLLKSSGHIINLASVAAHDVFPGSVVYAASKHAVDVITRGIRLELRDKVRISNISPGAVDTEFKDHTHHKETAEKFEDYFSGTVLKSKDIAESIYYMLSQPDHAVINEIIIRPDR
- the pulA gene encoding type I pullulanase, with the protein product MKINYYFIFTVFVITVSCAKKNDANMNDEYPVYLEDDLGLTYSPEKSTFKLWAPTAEKVDLIFYDKDLDSKETDRYPMKPIEKGVWEFVYDGDAKGIYYTYQVTVDDVEMQEVPGPYAKAVGTNGVRAQVVDLSETNPDEWDNDQGPELKNQVDAVIYELHVRDFSKHPESGMENKGKFIAFTEGNTTTKNGNPSGLNYIKDLGVTHLHILPFFDFASIDETLKDPNYNWGYDPLNYNVPEGSFSTDPSEGKVRIKEAKQMIKAIHDAGMGVVMDVVYNHTHSVDGMSFHETVPGYYYRYNKDGSLSDAAACGNETASEKPMMRKFIIESLKYWMTEYHIDGFRFDLMGIHDIETMNQISAELRKINPDVLLYGEGWKAGSSPLPDSVLALKANTKELKGIAAFSDDMRDGIKGSVFEVEEKGFVSGAEGLEESIKFGVVGSTKHEGVDYTAVNYSDSPWSDSPNKTVNYVSCHDNNTLFDRLNLSNGEEDSEEEILAMHKLALSMVITSQGITFLHAGSEMARTKDGVENSFESPDSINQIDWDRQVKYKELKEYMVNLLKVHNDHPVFRLHSQEEISKSIKFHLDEDNALVYEIDGSKIENEDWKKVIVIYNARKEPLEFDLPEGDWKVIAYKEKVDETGIETLSGSVGVENVSMMILVRE
- the dnaB gene encoding replicative DNA helicase, with the protein product MDNENVLAGKGNRKQRRPAVPESLKGLGKVPPKATDLEQVVLGALMLEKDALTAVIDVLHPESFYKDNHKEIYKAIVTLFNESEPIDMETVVNQLRKSGTLEFVGGAYYIAELTSRVNSAANIEAHARIIVEQAIKRELISVSSEIQEMAFEDTTDVFELLDKTQGHLFEISEKSIRKSYADMKSIMKDALTELEAKRDQKEGLTGVPTGFSALDRVTSGWQKSDLVIIAARPGMGKTAFVVSAMRNAAVDFAKGVAIFSLEMSAVQLVNRMISAEAELESEKLKKGNLEDYEWEQLVHKTTQLTEAPIFIDDTPALSVLELRAKCRRLKSQHDIQLVIIDYLQLMQGDSSSKGNREQEIATISRSLKNLAKELNVPVIALSQLSRAVETRGGDKRPQLSDLRESGSIEQDADMVMFLYRPEYYGITEDEDGMPTTNMGEVLIAKHRNGSLDTVKLKFIGKYTRFTDLDDSGFQNTAGSGGFSSFENSGGGSGGDDSGAIFGSKINDDFDDDLPPPSGGGFGYGPGEKGGGLDPTEDDSPF